The Collibacillus ludicampi region GGGATCAAGATTCCTCTTAAACATGTAGCGAATAGCGCGGCGACGATCGATCATCCTGAACTTCATTTGGATATGGTACGCATCGGAATTTCGATGTACGGTTACTATCCTTCTTCCGAAGTACACAAAGAACATGTACATTTGCGTCCGGCGCTTACTTTTAAAAGCCGAGTGATTCATGTGAAGACCCTTCCTGGGGAACAATCTATTTCGTATGGGGCGACCTATAGGACAAAAAACGAGGAACGGATCGCCACGATTCCCGTGGGGTATGCGGACGGATATTCGCGCCTGTTGTCCAATCGCGGCTTTGTCTTAGTAGGGGGCAAACGTTGTCCGATCGTTGGTCGCGTTTGTATGGATCAACTGATGGTGAACGTTACCCATGTCCCGGATGTCAAGGTGGGCGATGAAGTGGTCCTTTACGGATCGCAAGGTCAAGAGCAGATTCACCTGGATGAAGTCGCATCGATCATCGGTACGATCTCCTATGAAATCGCGTGTGCGGTGGGCAGGAGAGTGCCGCGCGTATATTTGTGGAATGGACAAATCACGGAAGTGAAGAAATACTAGTAAAATGTTCCGAAAGGATTTCGCCGCTTCTTGCCGTAATAAGCAGAATCGGTGATTTTCCATGGTTTCTTAACCATGTGGTATGAAAGGCGTCAAGCTTTGACATACTTAGGGTATGATGGGTATAATACCGTTGGATATAAGTGAATAGGTTTGTTGTGGGGGTGCCTCGTATTGTCCAGAACCAAACGCATCATGATTAGCATTCCAAACCACTTGCTGCAGGAAGTCGATGGCATTGTTGAAAGGGAGAATTCCAATCGCAGTGAATTTATTCGCCAGGCGATGCGGCTTTACTTGTCTGAGCGCAAGAAGCGCTATATCCGTGAGTCTATGCAGAAGGGTTATATGGAAATGGCGAAAATCAATCTCAAGATAGCTTCTGAGGCGTTCTTGGCGGAGGAAGAGGCAGAAGGCACGGTAGGTCGTTTGGTAAGTGGGGTGTAATCGGTGAATGTGAAGCGTGGGGATGTGTATTTCGCCGATTTGTCGCCCGTTGTTGGCTCAGAACAGGGTGGTTTTCGCCCCGTGCTTATCATACAGAATGATATTGGTAACCGGTTTAGCCCTACTGTCATTGTGGCTGCCATCACGGCTCAGATTCAAAAGGCGAAACTCCCTACTCACGTTGAAATCGATGCGAAAACGTACGGCCTTGACCGCGACTCTGTGATTCTTTTAGAACAGATACGAACGATTGACAAACAACGTCTTACTGATAAAATCACACATCTTGACGAAGAACTCATGGCAAAAGTGAACGAATCTCTCCAAATCAGCTTAGGACTTATTGAATTTTAGGTGAGCACCGCAAAGCGCGATGCTCTTATTCATTTTTGCGTTCCGTACGTTCTGTGAATGGTTGGCCACAGGGTGACACGCAAATCATTACAGGATGTCCCGCTCTCTCACATGCTTTCCCTCACATCGCCCCACGCCGGA contains the following coding sequences:
- a CDS encoding CopG family ribbon-helix-helix protein: MISIPNHLLQEVDGIVERENSNRSEFIRQAMRLYLSERKKRYIRESMQKGYMEMAKINLKIASEAFLAEEEAEGTVGRLVSGV
- a CDS encoding type II toxin-antitoxin system PemK/MazF family toxin — its product is MNVKRGDVYFADLSPVVGSEQGGFRPVLIIQNDIGNRFSPTVIVAAITAQIQKAKLPTHVEIDAKTYGLDRDSVILLEQIRTIDKQRLTDKITHLDEELMAKVNESLQISLGLIEF